Proteins encoded together in one Thalassotalea crassostreae window:
- a CDS encoding DUF3192 domain-containing protein — protein sequence MSKKVIFWIFIAIIAYGVFAMAVMHFYKDTPDKMQWDEREGFNRTYIAKLQLDSISTDQIIIDLGSPDLTEAKKVEQDSYQVMFYRTQHKESDGITTQDECTALLFKNGQLIGIGDSAYLDYKNSFKID from the coding sequence ATGAGTAAAAAAGTTATATTTTGGATTTTTATCGCTATTATCGCTTATGGTGTATTTGCCATGGCAGTTATGCACTTTTACAAAGATACACCAGATAAAATGCAATGGGATGAGCGTGAAGGCTTTAACCGAACGTATATCGCTAAGTTACAACTCGATTCTATTAGCACAGATCAAATCATCATAGATTTAGGTAGCCCAGATCTGACTGAAGCAAAAAAAGTAGAACAGGATAGTTACCAAGTCATGTTTTACCGAACTCAACATAAAGAGTCTGATGGCATCACCACTCAAGATGAATGCACGGCATTACTATTTAAAAATGGTCAGTTAATTGGTATCGGTGATAGTGCTTATCTCGACTACAAAAATAGCTTTAAAATCGATTAA